The following proteins are co-located in the Dyadobacter chenwenxiniae genome:
- a CDS encoding response regulator: MGNKRLFVMIDDDIDDHEIFQMAIDELNEPLQCQFFADCESAITHFSENSASPPGYVFIDLRLPRIDGDQCLQELQKLKQFDHPLLVVYSSSIPEEFRNKLVQIGVDEFVEKTGSIQLLAGRIQRLLTVD, translated from the coding sequence ATGGGGAATAAGCGGCTTTTTGTGATGATCGACGACGATATTGACGATCACGAAATTTTTCAAATGGCAATCGACGAGCTAAATGAGCCATTGCAGTGCCAATTCTTTGCAGATTGCGAGTCAGCAATAACGCATTTTTCGGAAAATTCAGCATCACCTCCCGGTTACGTCTTTATTGATCTGAGATTACCCAGAATAGATGGTGACCAGTGTTTACAGGAGCTGCAAAAATTGAAACAATTTGATCATCCGCTGCTTGTCGTCTATTCATCTTCCATACCTGAGGAATTTCGTAACAAGCTTGTACAAATCGGAGTGGATGAATTTGTGGAAAAGACAGGTTCTATACAACTGCTTGCGGGCCGGATTCAGCGTTTGCTTACCGTAGACTAA